One genomic segment of Tachyglossus aculeatus isolate mTacAcu1 chromosome 17, mTacAcu1.pri, whole genome shotgun sequence includes these proteins:
- the NSRP1 gene encoding nuclear speckle splicing regulatory protein 1 — protein MAAPARQYGLILPKKTQQLQPVLQRPSVFAEESDDETSVGESLQREAFKKQVMKQTKLEIQKALAEDSTVYEYDSIYDEMQQRKEEANAKVLSGKDRKPKYIHNLLKAVEIRKKEQEKRMEKKIQKEREMEKGEFDHKEAFVTSAYKKKLQERAEEEEREKREAALEARLDVTKQKDLSGFYRHLLNQTVGEEEVPDCSLREAGSRIKQEKPRGYADEMSPENRSSEERTIPKTHMKKDNPDADSDFDESSEDEEEKNGRVRCQRKGGADSSETLSRHQRSQTHSRSSSEEGGGPLKQSHTKSSRVKDRGTPERQRGDPSQERDCERRPKDREEKQDQPRHGEPHKKDSSRNRPEHEDKPRRKDRREMEGNNKEQREKVWEDRCSERDRPKNDRYRSIEDREKCKEKEDHWKERKDRHNKDDKCGDRDRSTSERDGGRRESSPRAGTKVRPGQESAPKEPGRGEEGGSNSGRLPGPKGRPAEEEQKDKGPKLVSKFAKRSSAETVMSARDRYLARQMARVSAKTYIEKEED, from the exons atGGCGGCCCCGGCCAGGCA GTATGGACTTATTTTGCCAAAGAAAACACAGCAGTTGCAGCCTGTTTTGCAGAGACCTTCAGTGTTTGCTGAAGAATCTGATGATGAG ACCTCTGTGGGTGAGAGTCTTCAAAGGGAAGCATTTAAGAAGCAAGTGATGAAACAG ACCAAACTTGAGATCCAGAAGGCTCTGGCAGAAGATTCAACAGTCTATGAATATGACAGCATTTATGATGAAATGCaacagaggaaggaggaagctaaTGCCAAAGTGCTTTCAGGAAAAGATAGAAAG CCCAAATATATCCACAACCTCCTCAAAGCAGTTGAGATAAGAAAGAAGGAGCAGGAAAAAAGGATGGAAAAGAAGatacagaaagaaagagaaatggaaaagggAGAATTTGACCATAAAGAAGCATTTGTGACATCTGCGTATAAAAAGAAACTGCAAGAGAGAgccgaagaggaagaaagagaaaagagagaagctgCCCTAGAAG cAAGATTGGATGTCACCAAACAGAAAGATCTAAGTGGATTTTACAGGCATCTCTTAAATCAAACAGTTGGGGAAGAAGAGGTACCTGACTGCAGCCTCCGGGAAGCCGG ttcTAGGATAAAGCAAGAGAAACCAAGAGGTTATGCTGATGAAATGAGCCCAGAGAACCGAAGTTCAGAGGAGAGAACCATTCCCAAAACGCACATGAAAAAGGACAACCCAGATGCCGACAGTGACTTTGATGAGAGCAgtgaagatgaggaagagaaaaacGGCAGAGTGAGATGTCAGAGAAAGGGAGGTGCTGACAGCTCGGAGACTCTGTCCAGGCACCAGAGGAGCCAGACACACTCGAGGTCATCCAGTGAGGAAGGGGGTGGACCCCTCAAACAGAGCCACACAAAGAGCTCTAGAGTAAAAGACCGAGGGACACCTGAAAGGCAGAGAGGTGATCCATCCCAAGAAAGGGACTGTGAGAGAAGGCCCAAGGATCGAGAAGAAAAGCAGGATCAGCCCAGGCACGGAGAGCCGCACAAGAAAGATAGCTCTAGGAATCGCCCCGAACACGAAGATAAACCGAGGAGAAAGGATAGAAGAGAAATGGAGGGGAACAACAAAGAACAAAGAGAGAAAGTTTGGGAAGACAGGTGTTCCGAAAGAGACAGGCCAAAAAATGATAGATACCGATCCATTGAGGACAGAGAAAAATGCAAAGAAAAGGAGGACcattggaaggaaaggaaagaccgACACAACAAGGATGATAAATGTGGAGACAGAGATCGGAGTACTTCCGAAAGGGACggaggcaggagggaaagcaGTCCGAGGGCTGGAACCAAGGTGAGGCCTGGGCAGGAAAGTGCCCCAAAGGagccaggaaggggagaagaaggaggctcCAACTCTGGCAGGCTGCCCGGGCCCAAGGGCCGCCccgcagaggaggagcagaaagacaAAGGGCCTAAGCTGGTGAGCAAGTTTGCAAAACGGAGCAGTGCGGAGACTGTTATGTCAGCAAGGGACCGTTACCTGGCCAGGCAAATGGCCCGTGTGAGTGCCAAAACCTACATTGAGAAAGAGGAAGATTAA